From the Bdellovibrio reynosensis genome, one window contains:
- the rplO gene encoding 50S ribosomal protein L15 has protein sequence MSLLKTLAPKAGSKHSPKRIGRGIGSGMGGTSTKGHKGQLARTGGTVRRGFEGGQTPMHRRLPKFGFSNVAFANKFEIVNLEQLAKFSGEVTPETLHAAGLVSKGAVKILGKGELKAALTVKAHKFSESAKKAIEAAGGKVEVIK, from the coding sequence ATGAGCTTGCTTAAAACTCTAGCTCCAAAAGCGGGATCTAAGCACAGCCCAAAAAGAATCGGTCGTGGTATCGGTTCTGGTATGGGTGGCACTTCTACCAAAGGTCACAAGGGTCAATTGGCTCGTACCGGTGGTACTGTGCGTAGAGGCTTCGAGGGTGGTCAAACACCTATGCACCGTCGTCTTCCTAAGTTTGGTTTTAGCAACGTCGCGTTTGCTAACAAATTTGAGATTGTTAATCTTGAACAACTTGCTAAATTTTCTGGAGAAGTAACTCCTGAAACTCTACACGCTGCTGGACTTGTATCCAAAGGCGCTGTTAAGATTTTGGGAAAAGGTGAGCTAAAAGCAGCTTTGACTGTAAAAGCTCATAAATTTTCAGAAAGCGCTAAGAAAGCTATTGAAGCTGCTGGCGGCAAAGTCGAGGTAATCAAGTAG
- the rpsD gene encoding 30S ribosomal protein S4, protein MSCINESVCKLCRRENVKLFLKGDRCYTDKCSFERRPYPPGQHGQSRLKFSEFALQLREKQKTKRYYGVSEKQFVKYVSEANRSKELTGTALLKFLETRLDNVVYSLGYANSRREARQLVKHNHFLLNGKRANIPSIIVNKGDVVQVAEASRGLVQIQAAIQSVARRSVPAWLEADHAKFSGTVKDLPAREDVTVAVEENMIVEYYSR, encoded by the coding sequence GTGAGCTGCATTAACGAATCCGTTTGTAAGCTTTGCCGTCGCGAAAACGTAAAACTTTTCTTGAAGGGTGACCGTTGTTACACTGATAAGTGTTCTTTCGAAAGAAGACCTTATCCTCCAGGACAACATGGTCAATCTCGTTTGAAGTTCTCTGAATTTGCACTTCAATTGCGTGAAAAACAAAAAACTAAGAGATACTACGGTGTTTCTGAAAAACAATTTGTAAAATATGTATCTGAAGCCAACCGTTCAAAAGAATTGACTGGTACTGCGCTTCTTAAGTTCCTCGAGACAAGACTTGATAACGTTGTCTACTCTTTGGGGTATGCTAACTCTCGTCGTGAAGCAAGGCAGCTTGTTAAACACAATCATTTCTTGTTGAATGGTAAGAGAGCTAACATTCCAAGCATCATTGTTAACAAAGGTGACGTTGTACAAGTTGCGGAAGCGAGCCGTGGACTAGTTCAGATCCAAGCAGCAATTCAATCTGTTGCTAGACGCTCTGTTCCAGCATGGCTTGAAGCTGATCATGCGAAATTCTCTGGTACTGTTAAAGATCTTCCAGCACGTGAAGACGTAACTGTAGCAGTTGAAGAGAACATGATCGTTGAAT
- the secY gene encoding preprotein translocase subunit SecY, which produces MSAIESIAKNSDLRKRILITLALLAVYRIGVHVPTPGVDGSAVLSFFQAQSQGIFGLFNTFTGGALSQFSIFALGIMPYISASIIFQLLTSAIPYLESLKKEGEQGRRKINQYTRYATVALAVIQGYGISTWLMNSTSPDGRALVTAPTVAFLPFQIMTIITLTAGTCFIMWLGEQITERGIGNGSSLIIFTGIAAAIPGGAQQLFELVRTGEMKFALVLLLVAFMVAIIAAVIYMEVAQRRITVQYSQRQGGGGMQSMQTPSSHLPIKINFSGVIPPIFASSLLMFPATMAQFVNVPWLKALQDSLNPSGTIFNILFVALIVFFSFFYTEIVFNPNDVAENLKKYGGFIPGVRAGKTTADYIQKVLERVNVLGCIYLSTICILPGILSSQFNLPFFFGGTSLLILVGVALDTAQQIQSHMITQKYEGFLKGAKIRSRRVQF; this is translated from the coding sequence GTGTCTGCAATTGAGAGTATCGCAAAGAATTCCGATCTTCGTAAACGTATTCTAATCACTCTAGCCTTGTTAGCAGTGTACAGAATTGGGGTGCATGTTCCGACTCCTGGGGTTGACGGTTCTGCGGTCCTCTCATTTTTCCAAGCACAAAGCCAAGGCATCTTCGGTCTATTTAATACATTTACCGGTGGTGCTTTGTCTCAGTTCTCTATCTTTGCATTGGGAATCATGCCCTACATCTCTGCATCGATCATTTTCCAACTTCTAACTTCAGCGATTCCTTACTTGGAATCTTTGAAAAAAGAAGGTGAACAAGGTCGTCGCAAAATCAACCAATACACTCGTTATGCGACTGTGGCTTTGGCAGTTATCCAAGGGTACGGTATCAGCACATGGTTGATGAATTCGACAAGCCCAGATGGCCGTGCTCTTGTTACGGCTCCGACTGTGGCATTCCTCCCATTCCAAATCATGACGATCATCACTTTGACTGCAGGTACTTGCTTTATCATGTGGTTGGGTGAACAAATCACTGAAAGAGGCATCGGTAACGGTTCTTCTTTGATCATCTTCACTGGTATCGCAGCGGCGATTCCTGGTGGCGCACAACAACTTTTCGAACTAGTGCGCACGGGTGAGATGAAATTTGCGTTGGTTCTTCTTCTAGTTGCATTCATGGTTGCGATCATCGCGGCTGTTATCTACATGGAAGTGGCACAACGTCGTATCACTGTTCAGTATTCACAAAGACAAGGCGGCGGCGGAATGCAATCTATGCAAACTCCTTCTAGCCACTTGCCAATCAAGATCAATTTTTCTGGCGTTATCCCGCCAATCTTTGCGAGCTCTTTGCTTATGTTCCCAGCGACCATGGCTCAGTTCGTAAACGTTCCTTGGTTGAAAGCCCTTCAGGACTCTTTGAATCCTTCAGGCACAATCTTCAACATCTTGTTTGTTGCTTTGATTGTATTCTTCTCTTTCTTCTATACAGAAATCGTTTTCAACCCGAACGATGTTGCTGAAAACCTTAAAAAGTACGGTGGTTTCATTCCTGGCGTTCGTGCTGGTAAAACAACTGCTGATTACATCCAAAAGGTTCTTGAGCGCGTAAACGTACTTGGTTGTATCTATCTTTCTACGATCTGTATCCTTCCAGGTATTCTTTCTAGCCAATTCAACCTTCCGTTCTTCTTCGGTGGAACAAGCTTGTTGATCTTGGTTGGGGTTGCTTTAGACACAGCACAGCAAATTCAATCTCATATGATCACCCAAAAATATGAGGGCTTCCTAAAAGGAGCTAAGATCCGTAGCAGAAGGGTTCAGTTCTAA
- the rpsK gene encoding 30S ribosomal protein S11, protein MNTDNKKVVAKKKVKRNVPQGNCYISAGFGNVIVTMTDPNGATVSWSSAGHLGFKGSRKGTPFAAQVAAEDAAKKAMEAGMKSVDVYLKGPGAGREPAIRALAATGMRILSLKDITPVPHNGCRPPKRRRI, encoded by the coding sequence ATGAACACTGATAATAAAAAAGTTGTTGCTAAGAAAAAAGTTAAAAGAAACGTTCCTCAAGGGAACTGCTACATCTCTGCTGGATTCGGTAACGTTATCGTTACTATGACTGATCCAAACGGAGCTACAGTCTCTTGGTCATCTGCGGGTCACCTTGGTTTCAAAGGAAGCCGTAAAGGTACTCCATTTGCAGCTCAAGTTGCGGCAGAAGACGCTGCAAAAAAAGCAATGGAAGCAGGAATGAAATCTGTGGACGTTTATCTTAAAGGTCCAGGCGCTGGTCGTGAACCTGCAATCCGTGCACTAGCTGCTACAGGTATGAGAATTTTGTCTCTTAAAGACATCACTCCAGTACCTCACAACGGTTGCCGTCCACCTAAGCGTAGAAGAATTTAA
- a CDS encoding adenylate kinase — protein sequence MNLILFGAPGAGKGTQSELLIKRQNMTQISTGDLFRAAIKGQTALGKEAQGYMDKGQLVPDSVVIRMVEEVLAKGVKDIILDGFPRTVAQAEALEELLKKMNLSIGKAIFLEVPMQVLMDRLTGRRVCKNCGAVYHIVGKPTKKEGECDVCGSEVIQRNDDKEEVIGTRLKTYQEFTSPLKEYYKKAGKFIEVDGNRGTEEVYTEIEKIIK from the coding sequence ATGAATTTGATCCTCTTTGGTGCCCCAGGGGCCGGTAAAGGTACTCAGTCTGAATTGCTTATTAAACGCCAGAACATGACACAAATCAGCACTGGTGATTTATTTAGAGCGGCGATTAAAGGTCAGACTGCCCTAGGAAAAGAAGCCCAAGGATATATGGATAAAGGACAACTTGTGCCGGATAGCGTTGTTATCCGCATGGTAGAAGAGGTTCTTGCTAAGGGTGTTAAAGATATTATTTTAGATGGTTTCCCTAGAACAGTAGCGCAAGCTGAGGCTTTAGAGGAATTGCTTAAAAAAATGAACCTATCAATTGGAAAAGCTATCTTTTTAGAAGTTCCAATGCAGGTTTTGATGGATCGATTGACGGGCAGACGGGTCTGTAAAAATTGCGGAGCCGTTTACCATATCGTCGGAAAGCCTACCAAGAAGGAAGGCGAATGTGATGTTTGCGGTTCGGAAGTCATTCAACGAAATGACGATAAGGAAGAGGTTATTGGAACCCGCCTTAAAACGTACCAAGAATTCACAAGCCCTTTAAAAGAGTATTATAAAAAAGCAGGCAAGTTCATTGAAGTGGACGGCAATAGAGGCACCGAAGAAGTCTATACAGAGATCGAAAAAATAATAAAATAA
- the rpmJ gene encoding 50S ribosomal protein L36: MKVRPSVKKICNKCKVIKRKGVIRVICENPKHKQRQG; this comes from the coding sequence ATGAAAGTAAGACCATCAGTTAAGAAAATTTGTAACAAATGCAAAGTTATTAAAAGAAAAGGCGTTATTCGCGTAATCTGCGAAAACCCTAAACATAAGCAAAGGCAGGGTTAA
- the rpsM gene encoding 30S ribosomal protein S13, whose protein sequence is MARILGVDLPRNKRVEIALTYIYGIGRARAAMICKQVGISHELRTEGLTDEHIAKIRGIVEQSFKVEGDLRREIGLSIKRLMDLNCFRGIRHRKGLPVRGQNTRSNARTRKGPKKTVANKKKAV, encoded by the coding sequence ATGGCACGTATTCTTGGTGTCGACTTACCTAGAAATAAGAGAGTTGAAATCGCTTTGACTTACATCTATGGCATCGGACGCGCTCGCGCGGCGATGATCTGTAAGCAAGTTGGCATTTCTCATGAGCTAAGAACTGAAGGTCTTACTGATGAGCATATCGCTAAAATCCGTGGCATCGTCGAGCAAAGCTTCAAAGTTGAAGGTGATTTGCGTCGTGAAATCGGATTGTCGATCAAACGTCTTATGGATCTAAACTGCTTCCGCGGTATCCGTCATCGTAAAGGCTTGCCTGTACGTGGTCAGAACACTCGTTCTAACGCTCGTACTCGTAAAGGTCCTAAGAAGACGGTAGCTAACAAGAAAAAAGCCGTTTAA
- the rpmD gene encoding 50S ribosomal protein L30 — MAKTFVLTLKRSTNKCTQDQKDAVRCLGLRKIRSTAEVKDSPAARGNIMKVQHLIDVEVKG, encoded by the coding sequence ATGGCTAAAACATTTGTACTTACATTAAAAAGATCAACTAACAAATGCACCCAAGACCAAAAGGATGCAGTTAGATGCCTAGGGCTAAGAAAGATTCGTAGCACTGCTGAAGTGAAAGATTCTCCAGCAGCCCGTGGCAATATTATGAAAGTTCAACATCTTATTGATGTTGAAGTTAAGGGGTAA